Genomic DNA from Dermochelys coriacea isolate rDerCor1 chromosome 27, rDerCor1.pri.v4, whole genome shotgun sequence:
TGTCCAGACAGTATTCCCACCTCCCTCCTCAAAGAAACAAATCGTGTGTAGCACTTGTGGGAAATCTGGGCAGCTAAGGTCTTAATCCTACAGGACAGGATGTCTGTAGCAGACACTTACAGAAGAGCCCATGGGACGCTGTATGTAGAGGATGTAAATTTGCCACCTGCACGTCCAACACTCACCCTTCTTCCTGAGTTCAGGCTTGCCCTTCTTGACAGTAGCCATGACCATGTCACCTACGCCAGCAGCTGGCAGCCTGTTCAGGCGCCCCTTAATCCCCTTCACAGAGATGATGTACAGGTTCTTGGCACCTacgaggaaaaaaaaacattttgaattagCCAGCTCATGACATAATAGATGTCCCCTCATGAATCACTGTAACGTCGCTCATTGAAGTTAACAGCACATGCTGCCACCTCACCCAAAAGCGATGCCTTTTTTATGCCCTTCCACGACAACTCACTGAGTCACTGACCACAGACCCAGCAAGTGCTTTTCAGAAGGAGGAAGCTGCTGTTGTTGCTTCTGAGGTAGGATGCATTTTTTAGCATCAGTATTGAGTGATAAATTGAAATTCCACAGAAGCAGATTAACAGATACacagatgttaaggccagaaggaaccattaattaccctcactgttaaaaactagCACCTTCATTTATAATGCAAATTTGCCTGGCTCCAACTTCCAACCCCTGGTTTCCTTTAGTCAGTTACCTACACAAACCCTAACCAGATAAACAGCAAGGCAGAAGGGCTACTGAAGCAGAAACAAGTGATATTAACTCCAGAAGGGAGCCAGACAGACTCACCTGTGTTATCTGCACAGTTAATCACAGCTCCCACAGGAAGACCGAGGGAAATACGGAATTTCGCACCAGACGAACCACCACGTCCTGTAGGTTAGAAAGAAGAACATTTGTAACCTCTTTCCTACCTCAGGGATGAtatgaatcatgattaaaaataatacatttgattattttatttaaactataatTTTATCTAGAAGTGATTTTTAGAACCTGAATCACATTTTTACTTGTGTTACTAGTTCTTCACTCTCCCTCCAACCCCCTTTACAATCTAAAGTGGATGTCTTCTGGTAGTTCTTTAGTTTCCTAATTGTTAGTGACATTTATGTGGAAATTACATAGGTTTTGTTCCTACTAAGTTTTGCCATGAAAACTGTTCATATCtactgaaagagacaagctcaAGTCTCACATTAACATCCTCAACAAACTCAAACACAAAATTGGCAAGGAAATAGCCAGTGCTATGTTTGTAACCTATACCATCTTCTGGTGCACTAGAAGACTTGTGCTACTAAAGCaattaggcacttctgaaaatcccaaccaCAAGTGCCTAAATTTGCACCTAATTTGgagctatttttgaaaattttggtccaGGGCATATGAGAAAATTCACAAAAACTTTGTTAATGTACTGAAACGCTAAATAATTCTTCACC
This window encodes:
- the RPL23 gene encoding 60S ribosomal protein L23; this encodes MSKRGRGGSSGAKFRISLGLPVGAVINCADNTGAKNLYIISVKGIKGRLNRLPAAGVGDMVMATVKKGKPELRKKVHPAVVIRQRKSYRRKDGVFLYFEDNAGVIVNNKGEMKGSAITGPVAKECADLWPRIASNAGSIA